In Dehalococcoidia bacterium, the genomic window GCCTGATACTTTTGCCTCCGATAGGGGATCTGGACCCTACCTACGATCGGATACCATTGGCCCAAACCCTCCACGGGTGTATCTTGGCTGCCTGGGAGGCCTTGGGCCAGACCATGGGGGGCGGATAGCTATGGAGAGCTTAAAGGGAAAATGGGCCCTTATCTTGGGCGCCTCCAGCGGTCATGGCGCGGCTACAGCCATCGAGCTGGCCCGGCATGGCATGAACATCTTCGGTGTCCATCTGGACCTGCGGGCTACCCTGCCCAACGCCCAGCGGGTCATCCATCATATCCAGGATCTGGGGTGCCAGGCCGTCTTCTTCAACACCAACGCTGCCGACGATGCCAAACGCCAAATGGTATTAGAGGCCATTCGGGAGCGACTCTCGCCTGGAGAGCATATCAAGGTCCTTATGCACTCCTTGGCCTTCGGCACCTTGCGTCCCTACGTCCCGGCTAATAGGGAGGAGGCTGTAACCCGTGCCCAGATGGAGATGACCCTGGATGTCATGGCCCACAGTCTGGTCTACTGGGTGCAAGACATGTTTTATAAGGGGCTGCTGGGGCCCGGGAGTAAGGTGTTTGCCATGACCAGCGCCGGCTCCCACCGCGTCTACCCCACCTATGGGCCGGTAGGGGCGGCCAAGGCCGCATTAGAGTACCACGTCAAGCACCTGGCCGTGGAGCTGGCCTCCAGAGGCATCGCCGTTAACGCCATCCAGGCCGGTGTCACTGACACCCCGGCCCTGCGTAAGATACCCGGACATGAGGTCATGCTCCAGTACGCCCGAGAGCACAACCCTGGGGGGCGCATCACCACCCCTGAGGACGTGGCTAGGGCCATAGCCCGCCTCTCCCAGGACGATTCCCCTTGGCTTACGGGCAACATCATCCGCGTCGACGGCGGCGAAGACCTGGTCATGATATGAGGAGGTGAGCCTTGATCGAGATCGGTCGCGATCTGTACAGGCGGTTGGAGATTACCGACGTAGACGGCGAAGTGCTCTTGACCATCGAGCGCCTTCCCAACGGCAACGTCATGGTGGAGGGGCGCATTTACGGCCGCGACGGCCGACTGCTGGTGACCATCGACCCCGACGGCATCAGGGAACACGGCCCGGTGCAGGTGATACTGGGCGGCGGTCCCCCTGGCTAACGGCGGCGCCGCCCCCGCCGTGCCGGGAAGAGCCCGGCCTCCCGTAAACGGTCTATAGGGTGCATAACCCCCGAGGCATCGCGGTACCGCCAGAACCGCCAGCCGTTCTGGGCATACCCTAGGATAGCCACCGCCGCCGCCGAGGGGCTGGGATAGCGCCTCCCATCCACCTCTACCGCCCCATCCCGGTGTAATAGGCCGCGATAGCTGCGCCCCCCAGCCTCGCCTATCACCGCCAGCGGGAAGAGCAGCTCCTCCGCCCGCTCCCCCTCGCCACCTCGCGCCTCCAACTGCTCCAGCCGCCACTCCAACAGCTCCAGCGACGACCGCGCTAGGGCCGCCAGCCGCCTCAGCTCCTCCAGCTCCCCCTTCATCACCTATATAGCTAAGCCCTAAGAGGCTCGTTAGTCAACCTATGCCGCCATCACCCAGCATCGATGCAGCTAGTTAGGCTGTTTAGGTTTCTTAGTTTCACCTCTCGCTTTGCTAAGCCTTATCTTAGGAACCTTGAGATGGTGCGAGGGGTGATGATAGCATAGGGAGTGCATGGAGAGGGAGCGGATACGCAATTTCTGCATCATCGCCCACATCGACCACGGTAAGTCCACCTTGGCCGACCGTATGCTGGAGGTCACTGGGACCCTCCCGGCACGGGAGATGGGAGAGCTGGTGCTGGACGACATGGAGCTGGAGCGGGAACGGGGCATCACCATCAAGGCCTCGGCGGTGCGCATGCTCTACAAGGC contains:
- a CDS encoding SDR family oxidoreductase; amino-acid sequence: MESLKGKWALILGASSGHGAATAIELARHGMNIFGVHLDLRATLPNAQRVIHHIQDLGCQAVFFNTNAADDAKRQMVLEAIRERLSPGEHIKVLMHSLAFGTLRPYVPANREEAVTRAQMEMTLDVMAHSLVYWVQDMFYKGLLGPGSKVFAMTSAGSHRVYPTYGPVGAAKAALEYHVKHLAVELASRGIAVNAIQAGVTDTPALRKIPGHEVMLQYAREHNPGGRITTPEDVARAIARLSQDDSPWLTGNIIRVDGGEDLVMI